In a genomic window of Nodosilinea sp. E11:
- the pfkB gene encoding 1-phosphofructokinase, with translation MSYPPSNSRIATVTLNPAIDQTVSIANFQANAVNRVDWKQDDAGGKGVNVASFLAEAGHQVSVSGFLGRGNHALFKSLFHQKRIDDHFVYLPGETRINIKIVDDAQGQVTDINYPGQAPTHQDVATLKQTIHALVQHCDWFVFSGSVPAGMSTEIYDELIGPLKAQDKTVVLDTSGDALRFGLPAKPDLIKPNQAELEEVLNVRLSGHAEIVAAARELIGSGIRYVVVSMGAEGALFIDRTQAFHAQPPPVAIKSTVGAGDAMVAGTVAGLVSGESLRDCATLGTAFSMGALGEIGPRLPTMEKIQAMRKLVTVREVT, from the coding sequence ATGAGCTACCCCCCCAGTAACTCCCGGATCGCTACGGTGACGCTGAATCCGGCGATCGACCAGACCGTCTCGATTGCCAACTTCCAGGCCAATGCGGTCAACCGGGTCGATTGGAAACAGGACGATGCGGGCGGTAAGGGGGTGAATGTGGCCTCCTTTCTGGCCGAGGCAGGCCACCAGGTCAGCGTTAGTGGCTTTCTGGGCCGGGGAAACCATGCCCTATTTAAGTCGCTTTTTCACCAAAAGAGGATTGACGACCACTTTGTCTACCTGCCTGGCGAAACCCGCATCAACATCAAAATTGTCGATGATGCCCAGGGCCAGGTTACCGACATCAACTACCCCGGCCAAGCGCCCACCCACCAGGATGTGGCGACGCTCAAACAGACCATCCACGCCCTAGTCCAACACTGCGACTGGTTTGTGTTTTCGGGCAGCGTGCCAGCGGGCATGTCCACCGAAATCTACGACGAGCTGATTGGCCCGCTCAAGGCCCAGGACAAAACCGTGGTGCTCGATACCAGCGGCGACGCCCTGCGCTTTGGCCTGCCCGCCAAGCCTGATTTGATCAAGCCCAACCAGGCGGAACTGGAGGAGGTGCTGAATGTTCGTCTGTCTGGCCACGCCGAGATCGTCGCCGCCGCCCGTGAGCTAATTGGTTCCGGCATCAGGTATGTGGTGGTGTCGATGGGGGCCGAGGGGGCGCTGTTTATCGATCGCACCCAGGCCTTCCACGCTCAGCCGCCCCCCGTGGCGATCAAAAGCACCGTCGGCGCGGGGGATGCCATGGTGGCGGGCACGGTGGCGGGACTGGTCAGCGGCGAGTCGCTGCGCGACTGCGCCACCCTGGGCACAGCTTTCTCGATGGGGGCGCTGGGGGAGATCGGGCCGAGATTGCCAACCATGGAGAAGATCCAGGCCATGCGCAAGCTGGTGACAGTGCGGGAGGTGACGTGA